In Cotesia glomerata isolate CgM1 linkage group LG3, MPM_Cglom_v2.3, whole genome shotgun sequence, one genomic interval encodes:
- the LOC123261856 gene encoding uncharacterized protein LOC123261856 isoform X2, with the protein MDLNSEENSDTEPCSELLDMIVEDASDGDSSDEDDGDNQEDYEAADNEDNEVNGEKQWQKEKKFKTFSEKVMLVYFFELSKIKKSTTLWNTYSMLKCTLGSFHKVNIGEYKRLIQFLKKKEVGFRKKKSKEFTAAEITEFLNTASDKEFLVEKAVLIIGVCGATRRAEICGLTIDNVIDTGSKFVVTIQHVVKKIPVRRFSIEDDFYTLVKKYVSLRPVPKSPGQKMSNRFFLNYQKSKCTRQAIGINKIGGTPKRIAQFLKLSDANEYTGHCFRRTTEKLLKDVNVDMRSLSRYGEWKSCHVSLEDMNKIFSWITSEIKLKLLPVSPKPVKKFSKPKPKAVDQPTADQSNTEKSVVDLIMDEPVANQPVSHPIVDQPVIEQPIVNEPIIDQPPIEEPITDLSPIDEPMTDDPIIIQSIEASTSKIISQKVSTYISKIKTKRIDYHTYKYSVVEIDRRRLEIVARGWTPLEGTQTVTSLGGFNDYQSAADWAEILDRRKTLDKQNWEFLQRHLENAAVDMDDIEEELEVKEEMTEEEEEEEEEMCL; encoded by the exons ATGGATTTAAATAGTGAAGAAAATAGTGACACTGAACCGTGTTCAGAGCTACTGGATATGATTGTCGAGGATGCCAGTGATGGAGATTCAAGTGACGAGGATGATGGTGATAACCAAGAAGATTATGAAGCTGCTGACAATGAAGATAATGAAGTAAATGGAGAAAAAC AATGGCAGAaggagaaaaaattcaaaacgttCTCGGAAAAAGTAATGCTTGTTTATTTCTTCGAgttgtcaaaaataaaaaaatccacgACTTTGTGGAATACTTACTCGATGTTGAAGTGTACTTTGGGGTCTTTTCACAAAGTCAACATCGGGGAATACAAGAGACTTATTcagtttttgaaaaagaaaGAGGTTGGCTTCCGGAAGAAAAAATCTAAGGAGTTTACCGCAGCTGAGAtcactgaatttttaaatactgcTTCGGATAAAGAGTTTTTGGTTGAAAAA GCCGTGCTGATTATTGGAGTTTGTGGCGCGACCAGGCGAGCAGAAATCTGTGGGTTAACTATTGACAATGTTATTGACACTGGTAGTAAGTTCGTCGTGACGATACAACacgttgtaaaaaaaattcccgttcgCAGATTTTCAATAGAAGACGACTTTTACACTCTCGTTAAAAAATACGTTTCTCTGAGACCGGTCCCGAAATCACCAGGGCAAAAGATGAgcaatagattttttttgaacTATCAAAAATCAAAGTGCACACGACAAGCTATTGGGATAAACAAAATTGGGGGAACTCCTAAACGAATTGCTCAGTTTTTAAAACTGTCTGACGCTAATGAATACACGGGTCATTGCTTCCGTAGGACTACGGAAAAACTTCTAAAGGATGTTAACGTAGACATGAGATCTCTTAGCAGATACGGCGAGTGGAAATCTTGTCACGTGAGCCTAGAGGAcatgaacaaaattttcagCTGGATAACGtcggaaattaaattaaaactcctTCCTGTTTCTCCGAAACCggtgaaaaaatttagcaaGCCGAAACCAAAAGCTGTTGATCAACCAACGGCTGACCAATCAAATACTGAAAAGTCTGTTGTTGATTTAATTATGGACGAACCGGTTGCTAATCAGCCAGTAAGTCACCCAATAGTTGATCAACCGGTCATAGAACAACCAATTGTTAATGAACCAATAATCGATCAACCACCTATCGAAGAACCAATCACTGATCTATCTCCAATTGATGAACCAATGACTGATGAtccaattattattcaatcaaTCGAAGCATCTACTTCAAAAATCATTTCACAAAAAGTTTCTacgtatatttcaaaaataaaaacaaag AGAATTGACTATCATACATACAAGTACTCAGTCGTAGAAATCGATAGAAGAAGGCTTGAAATTGTAGCTCGAGGGTGGACTCCTCTGGAAGGAACCCAAACCGTTACAAGTCTCGGAGGTTTTA ATGATTATCAAAGCGCGGCTGATTGGGCGGAAATTCTTGACAGAAGAAAAACTCTTG ataaacaAAATTGGGAATTTTTGCAAAGGCATCTTGAAAACGCCGCGGTCGATATGGATGACATAGAAGAAGAATTAGAAGTCAAGGAAGAAATGactgaagaagaagaagaagaagaagaagagatGTGtctttag
- the LOC123261865 gene encoding uncharacterized protein LOC123261865: MHNKIARIHTCDLETQVIEEQILDGSLPDTTQFCQMNVFCYNKIYYSVVCVETTNRPDLLRVDVYRLNLDTCERVSKLVEASKCDIIEKSSMEIINSSKMYLFYNKNINSIQVFDLEKNTWSWVETSDLNQDQNLNDYNDDDLEFEKDLNIFPRDKNANENVVNVKMDQPPTGSYNYSMSQYCDPDTKDTYLIVSASKYRHINNIPTEIWKFNLSTLQWGH; encoded by the coding sequence ATGCACAACAAGATAGCTAGGATACATACTTGTGATTTAGAAACCCAAGTCATtgaagaacaaattttggatGGATCTCTTCCAGACACTACACAGTTTTGCCAAATGaatgttttttgttataacaaaatttattattcagttGTGTGCGTTGAAACAACGAATCGCCCTGATCTGCTGAGAGTGGATGTTTATCGTTTGAATTTGGACACTTGTGAGCGTGTTTCCAAGCTAGTGGAAGCATCAAAATGtgatataattgaaaaatcatcaatggaaattattaatagcAGCAAGATGTATTTGTTCTAcaataaaaacatcaattcTATTCAGGTGTTTGACTTGGAGAAGAATACTTGGAGCTGGGTGGAAACATCAGACCTCAATCAGGATCAAAATCTCAATGATTACAATGATGACGActtagaatttgaaaaagacTTAAATATATTTCCACGAGATAAGAACGCGAATGAAAATGTTGTAAATGTAAAGATGGACCAGCCGCCAACTGGGTCTTATAATTACAGCATGTCACAATATTGTGATCCGGATACCAAAGACACGTACTTAATAGTATCTGCGTCTAAATACAGgcatattaataatataccTACGGAGATTTGGAAGTTTAATTTGTCAACTTTACAGTGGGGACATTGA
- the LOC123261856 gene encoding uncharacterized protein LOC123261856 isoform X1 has product MDLNSEENSDTEPCSELLDMIVEDASDGDSSDEDDGDNQEDYEAADNEDNEVNGEKRKLSKSVPKNSKTKYESAYSQFLEWQKEKKFKTFSEKVMLVYFFELSKIKKSTTLWNTYSMLKCTLGSFHKVNIGEYKRLIQFLKKKEVGFRKKKSKEFTAAEITEFLNTASDKEFLVEKAVLIIGVCGATRRAEICGLTIDNVIDTGSKFVVTIQHVVKKIPVRRFSIEDDFYTLVKKYVSLRPVPKSPGQKMSNRFFLNYQKSKCTRQAIGINKIGGTPKRIAQFLKLSDANEYTGHCFRRTTEKLLKDVNVDMRSLSRYGEWKSCHVSLEDMNKIFSWITSEIKLKLLPVSPKPVKKFSKPKPKAVDQPTADQSNTEKSVVDLIMDEPVANQPVSHPIVDQPVIEQPIVNEPIIDQPPIEEPITDLSPIDEPMTDDPIIIQSIEASTSKIISQKVSTYISKIKTKRIDYHTYKYSVVEIDRRRLEIVARGWTPLEGTQTVTSLGGFNDYQSAADWAEILDRRKTLDKQNWEFLQRHLENAAVDMDDIEEELEVKEEMTEEEEEEEEEMCL; this is encoded by the exons ATGGATTTAAATAGTGAAGAAAATAGTGACACTGAACCGTGTTCAGAGCTACTGGATATGATTGTCGAGGATGCCAGTGATGGAGATTCAAGTGACGAGGATGATGGTGATAACCAAGAAGATTATGAAGCTGCTGACAATGAAGATAATGAAGTAAATGGAGAAAAACGTAAGCTGAGTAAAAGTGTacctaaaaattcaaagacTAAGTACGAATCGGCTTACTCGCAATTTTTAGAATGGCAGAaggagaaaaaattcaaaacgttCTCGGAAAAAGTAATGCTTGTTTATTTCTTCGAgttgtcaaaaataaaaaaatccacgACTTTGTGGAATACTTACTCGATGTTGAAGTGTACTTTGGGGTCTTTTCACAAAGTCAACATCGGGGAATACAAGAGACTTATTcagtttttgaaaaagaaaGAGGTTGGCTTCCGGAAGAAAAAATCTAAGGAGTTTACCGCAGCTGAGAtcactgaatttttaaatactgcTTCGGATAAAGAGTTTTTGGTTGAAAAA GCCGTGCTGATTATTGGAGTTTGTGGCGCGACCAGGCGAGCAGAAATCTGTGGGTTAACTATTGACAATGTTATTGACACTGGTAGTAAGTTCGTCGTGACGATACAACacgttgtaaaaaaaattcccgttcgCAGATTTTCAATAGAAGACGACTTTTACACTCTCGTTAAAAAATACGTTTCTCTGAGACCGGTCCCGAAATCACCAGGGCAAAAGATGAgcaatagattttttttgaacTATCAAAAATCAAAGTGCACACGACAAGCTATTGGGATAAACAAAATTGGGGGAACTCCTAAACGAATTGCTCAGTTTTTAAAACTGTCTGACGCTAATGAATACACGGGTCATTGCTTCCGTAGGACTACGGAAAAACTTCTAAAGGATGTTAACGTAGACATGAGATCTCTTAGCAGATACGGCGAGTGGAAATCTTGTCACGTGAGCCTAGAGGAcatgaacaaaattttcagCTGGATAACGtcggaaattaaattaaaactcctTCCTGTTTCTCCGAAACCggtgaaaaaatttagcaaGCCGAAACCAAAAGCTGTTGATCAACCAACGGCTGACCAATCAAATACTGAAAAGTCTGTTGTTGATTTAATTATGGACGAACCGGTTGCTAATCAGCCAGTAAGTCACCCAATAGTTGATCAACCGGTCATAGAACAACCAATTGTTAATGAACCAATAATCGATCAACCACCTATCGAAGAACCAATCACTGATCTATCTCCAATTGATGAACCAATGACTGATGAtccaattattattcaatcaaTCGAAGCATCTACTTCAAAAATCATTTCACAAAAAGTTTCTacgtatatttcaaaaataaaaacaaag AGAATTGACTATCATACATACAAGTACTCAGTCGTAGAAATCGATAGAAGAAGGCTTGAAATTGTAGCTCGAGGGTGGACTCCTCTGGAAGGAACCCAAACCGTTACAAGTCTCGGAGGTTTTA ATGATTATCAAAGCGCGGCTGATTGGGCGGAAATTCTTGACAGAAGAAAAACTCTTG ataaacaAAATTGGGAATTTTTGCAAAGGCATCTTGAAAACGCCGCGGTCGATATGGATGACATAGAAGAAGAATTAGAAGTCAAGGAAGAAATGactgaagaagaagaagaagaagaagaagagatGTGtctttag